In Palaemon carinicauda isolate YSFRI2023 chromosome 1, ASM3689809v2, whole genome shotgun sequence, the genomic stretch GTACCAGAGTATGGTCCCTGCTGTTTCAGTGAGTCCTTAGCCCTCTTATGTAATATTCTTTCTAGTTATTTGTTGCCATGGCTACCGTGAAAAAATTAAGCTTGATGTCCGATTATTTCAGTCATCTTGGACAAATGACTTTGGATTTATTCAGCAGAATGATCGTGCTGTGTGTGTTCTCTGTTCTGAAACTGTCATGTGTTGCACATCGAGTGTTAAACCACACTTTGAAACAAAAGAAGGACAGGCTTTCAAGGATAATGCTGACAAAGCTGAAATGATTAAGAAAGTTGTAACCTGCTATTAGAAACAAAGTAATATGTTAAAAAACTTGAATGCTAGCAAAAACAATTAAACTGAAGCCAGTTACAAACTAGCTTTGTATATTGCTAAGCATGGAAAGACTTTTACTGACGCAAATTCTTAAAAACAGCTTTCCTAGAGTGCTCTGATGTTTTATTTGATATCATATCAAACAAGTTATCATCTCATGGATAAAATACATGTCTGTCTCAGATAGAACCGTGGAGAGACTTATTTTTGAATTGGCTGATAATGTAAATCAGCAGCATTTGGTTGCTTTAAGAAAGTACAAATGTGTTCAGTGTGCACTAGATGAAAGCGTGGATATCAATGGCATTCCCTGCTTGGCAGTTTCTGCCAGGTTTAGTGACACAGAGGTACACAAGATGAGCTCTCTTAAAACTGTGAATGACTATACCAAGGGAAATGACAAACTGAAGGCATTCACTGACCATTTTGAGAACAGAGAAGATATAGGAAAGATTTTTATTACAACAGATGGTGCTCCTGTTATGGTAGGAAAAATAAAGGCTTTACAAAATGGTTGATGATAAAGTTGGGCAATCCATTCTGAAATTGCACTAaatagttcatcaagaaaattattttcacataTTAAGCACATTCTCAGGCCCCATCCTAGCAGGCTTACAACGGATCCCTCGGGGGATTGTGTGAAACTCAAGGTGTCCACATATTCACCTGGAATTTCAATTTTGGCCTTAGGGAAGCAGGGGCAAGAATCTCATTTTTATGTTGAGGTATAAACTTAATATGTAAGATATTTTTGTTACGACAAATACTAAATGCAACAAAATTATTACATTCATGTTATGCATGTTCaggaaaataaattataatggAAATGGTTACTACATACTGAACAATTTTAATTTAAAGCTTCTTATATAGTGCTAAAATAGCAACTGGCACCCAAGGTAGGAAAAACAATGGTATTAATTATCAAGTGGCACATTGTCTTCAAAAGGTTGCCGACCCctgatatatatatcatcatcatcatcatcaccatcccctcctacgcctattgagggaaagggcctcggttagattttgcaagtcgtctgtatcttgagcttttgaatcaatactttgcgagatggtttgggcatgctctccgcactccccaagagatattggtttaccaaattttcaactgggctccacaaggcactagaagagttggaagacccaggcctatatggctgaggactaagaagcgagaagtgagagatgatgaatggagaaatattgatttaaaagctcaagatagagacgattggtgaaatctatccgaggccctatgcgtcaataggcgtagaggagatgctgatgatgaatGTACAgatagtttttgttatcattattgttaagtttgtttttaaatatGATGAACCTTTTTTGTTGCTTTTCCGTCTGGTGATGAGCAAAATTCAGGTTTTACTAGGACCTAGACTTCGACAGTatggtctaatatatatatatatatatatatatatatatatatatatatatatatatatatatatatatatatatgaatgaagcaATCAGattaaaaatataagaaagatataCTTAAAATGAAATACAACATTTTGCTTTTTATACaaaagacacacacatgcacatatattgttagcacaaaaagaaaaaactcttATAATGAGTAGGTAGGCTTCAGTTGCCATAAATTGGCTCTCAAATTCCCAAAATTAGAGAAAAAATATACACGAAATTACAATGACAGGTTACAGCAGCTTCACACAGGTATATTTACGAATAGCAAAGATAAAAGAAAGGTCCAgttatgtatttgtactgtaataccatatgaGCTACGTGTATTAAGAgtgatgttgcacagtattgcattgatagaacatgtttgaaTGTTGATTATGAGTGTAGCAGCGTATGTTATGAATCATTTTTTAGTTATCTCAAAGATGGGATGTGATTCTTCTTTTGAATTACCGCAGGATCCAGTCTTTTAAAAGTGATtctcatttgttattttcatattttttttttaatgcaagagTTTGTTCACGTTGAAGTAGACTCACGAGTCACAAGACACTGAGAGCTGTAGCAGTAATGTAACTTTAGGGAAATAAAGGGATTTTATAATAGGCGTACAGCAGAGTTCATTATTATCAACCAGAATCGGCGACATCGGATGAAATGTTGAACATCACACTTTTAATCTAatattattccaggtgagtgagccgATACCACAATGGTAATAGATATGTAGTTATTACCTAAGGCTAAAATTACatgataattaaaagtaaaaacatgcaaaaaaatttaaaaatggaaCATTAATAACCCCAAAAAGATAGAAATGAAATAAGATTTGTGAGTAAACAGACCACCaagtttcaaaagaaaaatatatgtcttTAAAGAAGCAAACGATAATTCACAGCTCATGGACGTAGGAgtagggtgggggtggaaggcccaaaaatatacttaaaaaaagattaaatgatGTTGAACTGCATAAATTTATTAACTtagaaaagattcaaagatattaaattacTTATATTTATAAACTCATTCTTTCTTCTTATATGgatgtatttacacatatacatatatatatatatatatatatatatatatatatatatatatatatatatatatatctatatctatatgtgtatgtatatatatgtttatatatatatatatatatatatatatatatatatataaatgcagtgaaACCTTGTTTATCGCGATTAATGAGGACCGGAGATccctgcgataggtgaaaatccgtgtcCGTGAAGTAGGATTGGGCTCCTCACCCGAaagttttgtgtgtgtgcgcgggtacaagaatgtttaaaatactgcatatatatatatatatatatatatatatatatatatatatgccatacatacagtatatgcacagtatattatgcttaaatatattgtatttaaattaTGAATTCATTACAGTACAGTGCTTTAATGTATACTACATTCACtttcaaatattttacataaatctacaaataatatacattAACTCACTTGTGTATTTTACTTAAATCTATAGTTTTTAATTGCTTCAAACAAACcattcacacatgcacacacacatttgatTACTGCATACAAACCattcacacacatgcaaacacactcacacacacacacactctcacactctctctctctcatacgatacGATATTATGGTGTTCTAATGCTCACCAATAACAGTAGTATCTTCAGCTGTAATGACGATGACGATGCTGCAAAGGTCGATGATGACGACGATAAAGGCGATGAAGATTAGGCTGATGACGATGACAGACCTGTACAGTTCGATGAatgtgatgatgaatgatgatgatggtgttactGTACAGGAATAATGAGGCCTTTAAAGCAGTTCTGAAAGCACCTCATCGTCATCAGATATGGCGTTGTGTCGTCGACATCTGCTTGTGAGAGAGGCACAGAGGCTCCCACTCCACTCGTAAAGGGTCGAGGTTCACCAGAAGGCTCTTCTGCTGGAGGCACAGACAGTGTAGCTGGCTTTTTAAACTTTGTCAAGAACATGGGTGCTGTCATTGCTTTTCCTTTTGTTGCAAAATACCCGTGTATAATGCCATAACCTCATCAACACAGTTGCAAAACTCGACAGCTCTAACCATGCTCTCATCAACTTCTTGTGCAAGGCGTTGAAATGCCCTTGCCATGTTGCACATTTCTTGTAGGTTCTCCTGAGTAAGGCATCTTATACATTTCTTAGTCATGTTCTTCTTCACTCACTGACTTCGTCATTTCAAGGAGGTCTTTGTGTGTCAGCGGGACACTTTTAAGTGTACAGTATAGTGTGAACTAGAGACTGACTGAGCGGCGGGATACACCAAGGGAAGATGCTGGGAAAGGATGTGATGATGCGCAGCCAATCAGCTCACGGGATATATCCACTCGTGCTCTGATTTTGTCAATCTCGCGCTGGGAACCAATCACGTGCCTTGTCTTACTTCCAGTGGGTATAAGAGCAAGCTGCTCTTCGTATCTGGTAGCCTGGGAAGCAATTTCTTTCATGCATCAAGATGAAATATGGCTGCTTTTCTCAATATGGCTGCCAATACAgcggtattttttatttttatttttctaaaaaaaaaaaaacctgcgatgcactgagtccgcgatagtcgaaccgcgaagtggcgagggatcactatatatatatatatatatatatatatatatatatatatatatacatatatatatatatatatatatatatatatatatatgtgtgtgtgtgtgtgtgtgtatgtgtttgttttatgtgctatgatatacatacatattctgagCTTGTGAATCCAgtatcttctcttctttcccctggttcgtttgcaatctctaagacccattctgttattcttcttagcCCATATATCATCTTTCTTTCTCATTATATGAGCTGCCGatgtccatttcattttattacattttgtgagaatatccttcactttagtttgctctcgtatccatgtttctctttctcTACCTCTTAGtgtcatttccatcattattctatccattgctctgagttgtaactaacttatgtttcaAGGTTTTAGTAAGGATCTAAGTTTCTGAGGCATAATTTAATACTGTTAAGGCCATCTgactaaatattttgtttatcttttaagagaaaggggcattttactttccGTTCTctcttctttaccaaaagctctccatctttcttttaatttcggtgtcatgccctagggaaacacttactgtcttccctaagtatgtatattcattaacaatctctggaggttagtccttaactcttatttgctgtgtatcaatattttcattgaatattgtcttagttttgctcatattaattttcagtccgacattttgctttctcttttcaaatgttCTATtaacttttgcaattccttccatgattcactaaatagaattaagtcatctgcaaatcttaagatgttaatgtatttccaattaatgttaattcctacattttcccaatctaaatgctTAAAAAGTTCTTCTGGGAACGTGTATAATTCAGAAGAGACAAGAGTCTCCTTGTCAAACTCCTTTTTTCCGTTGGAATTTTCTCTCTAAATTTATGCAGTTTTTGGATTGCTGCACTACACTtagagatattttcaagtgttctaacatatataTCATCTATACCTCGTCTTTgaggtctttcattactgctaaagtttagacagaatcaaaagctttctcatagtctttatatgccaaaagctttctcatagtctttagctgctaaaatctttctcatagtctttgAATGCCAAAACTTTCTCATAGTGTTTAGAtgccaaaagctttctcatagtctttaggtgccaaaagctttctcatagtctttgaaTGCTAAAGCTTTGTCATAGTGTTTAGATGCCAAAACCTTTTTCATAGCCTTTAGCTgctaaaagctttctcatagtctttgaatggcaaaacctttctcatagtctttaaatgctatacatagtggtttctcgtattcattttttttttttcgttagctGGTTAATCAAATGGATTTGGTCATTTGTTTAATAtccgcttctaaagcctgtctgctcacTTAGCTGATTAAAGagtagctttctttccattttgactaatatgatctttgtaaatatgtcatatattaatgagagtaaacttattggggggtaatttttaggtcttttgtgtgtcTCTTTTTGtggaataatataatgatattttttttctaaactgaagATATAGAGCAGTCTTTTGAACATTTTCAACCATagaatttcctccatctattattaaatcatttgggaggccatcttctgctttgcctcttttcatgccttttaatgatttcttgACTTCTACTGTTACTTCTGGTACCGGCTGAGGTGTTTCATTATGTCTATTAGTGacgatatttcttatatcactatagtatagcattgtatagaaatcatccACAATTTTTATCTGTAATGTGGATAATAttctcattttcatcctttaaagcaaagatCTATTGGTGCCCTATTCTAAGCCTTCTCTTTCATCAATTTcttgttttttccttttattttgtgttttctcaattttggtctgattatgtttacgaatgtattatgcttttagtttatattttttgttCATTATATTTCATCTTGCTTAGAttttccctcatttccaatctttcctttattagatttttgtgttttctgatagttttccttgatcttgtttagaaaattttccacACAGCTCTTGTGCTGActccattcataaaaaaaaaattacaacttattttttcttcatttccttccaTTTCGTCATGCAGCTAGGAGCCCCTATTAGTATCGCTAAACTAAACtagtcatatttttctcttattacaggagtgtttattttctttaaaatcagcTTTTTACTTCCTTTCCTTAGATCGGGAAAAATTTTATTTCTCACAATTCATaaccttttcactgagaataaaatctatttcgtgtTTTGCTTCTACGTTTGGCCTTTCTATGTCCATTTTctgttaatttttcatataaaaaaggttTTAATGATTTTTAGATAGTTtcatttcagcaaattctacaaggatGTCTCTTctctcatttcttgtgcctactccaatttacctacagctgattctcctctcttcttatgACCGCctttacatagaaatcaccccccccccttacaaatgcaaatagtcttatgttttttttttttttaaagataagaagttcctctttcttcctctgtattgcATGTTGTGGGTGCatacttttatttagtttgataatcaatcctgcaattgaATCACTGATGCTATAAGATTTTTCTACGCTACCTGCAggattttattaataagaaacacCACTCcatgttctttgttcctttcatgtcctctgaaacaAAAGATATGTGCCTCTtataactctatataagattacccagttcttctaatttcactcaatcctatcatatcccaatttatttGTTTCAGCTCTTGTAATAACACAGCAAGACCTTccttagacagggtcctgacattgtacgcTGCGAGATTGTTTCCAAAGGTGGACTTTtgcactttctttctctctcatcacacacacacacacacacgcatatagtatctct encodes the following:
- the LOC137638570 gene encoding uncharacterized protein, with product MSVSDRTVERLIFELADNVNQQHLVALRKYKCVQCALDESVDINGIPCLAVSARFSDTEVHKMSSLKTVNDYTKGNDKLKAFTDHFENREDIGKIFITTDGAPVMVGKIKALQNG